In Gossypium hirsutum isolate 1008001.06 chromosome A10, Gossypium_hirsutum_v2.1, whole genome shotgun sequence, the DNA window GTGTCGTCCTCACGTTGGAAGACGCAGTTGTAGCATTTGTCATCGGCACCTTTGTGCGTGCGTACGGTGTGAATGAGTTGGTATTTGGAGCGGTGGCGATCGGATGAGCGGTTGGAGAGAAGGATTGCGGCACCCCCCATGCGGAAGAGGCAATTTGAGACGAGCATAGATCGGTCGTTGCCGAAGTACCAGTTGAGCGTAATGTTCTCCATGCTTACCACTAAGGCATAAGAGCTGGGGTGCACCTATATTTCCAACGAAATATTCAATTGTCATATCGTGATTTtagttctttttttatttttatttttcatgttttatcaCATTCAACAGAATAAGTATATATGTTATGATAAAAGTACATCCATAATGATAATTTACACTAATATGAACTGAATGATAATATTGGAAACTAGCAAAAGATCATCCTACCAAAAAAGTTCCAACTAAATGGAGGCAGACAATGTGTAAGATATGGGTGGAATTTAGTGGCAGCACCTATTGATTTTTAATTGATTGAAGCAACTGTCATTTCCTTTAAGAGGCTTACTTCTCCTAATAAAATCAACTGCTGCCGTCCTTTATTAATGTGCCTCACCTAATTATTCAATTGCCACCTTTAATGTATTGTTTGTTGTTTACCTTTAGTCTGAGTTATATTCGattatcttaaaaattttaagaaacggatcaataattaatattttttatattattgactgaatgacataaaaataataaataatttatttgacatttGATCTCTAGGTAATTTCTATCTCTAGGCCTTGGAAAAAAATTACAACCCaccatcaatttaataaaattgtctATTAAAGCCAGCAAGGTTTCTAAATTACCTAAGGCTTCAAAAAGTTTTAATGATAAGGGCTCATTCATAATAAAAAATACTTGGATATTATAGTTACCTAAGGATTGAAATAAAAAGCATGTGGCAGTTGGATATTGTAGTTACCTAAGGATTGAAATAAATAGCATGTGGCAGTGTTAATGTCTCTTGGTTCCATAGATAATGAATTTAATGATCCTTAAAAGGTATATGATATTCAAGtattgtaaaattatcgaaaaatTTTGCTCTATTATCCTAGATCATATAGGAATTCAATACTAATATGTGTctaaaaattttaagcaaaaaaaatACGAGGTACTAAATAATATGTGATTTAAGTGGGATacgctaggttttttttttttaaaacatgtaTTGGAGgaataaaaaatatgtaatttaaaagttttaaatgtgattatgataaatattattatcagtaaaaattaatataagtataaatatattgttataaatttattttttatttaaagattgaGAAGGAATTATAGAGTAATTCTAAAGGAATTAATAATTCTAAGCGTATAAAAGAAAAACAGCTTCAAAAAGAAGTTAAAAACGATAAAGAACAAGAACACATATTACCTGCAGCAGCTGTTTAGCATGGTCTATAGAAATGAGCCCAGCACTGCACCCCATTCCACCAAGattataactcaaaatgttgCCTCTAAGCTTGTATCTGTTGACAACCATGGCAGAAAGAGATGGTGTAGGATTGAACAAGCTACAATTCACCACAAGGATCCCTATATCCTTTGCCTTAACACCAGTTTTGTCCAAGAGTTCATCAATAGCTCCAAACATCACTGTCTCGGCCTCCTTCCTGGCTTCCGCCATGCAAGGGTTGGGTGGGACACGCATCACTGCCTCAGGCAAGTATGTCTTTTGTCCCAACCCAGACCTCTCCAGGATTTTCTTCTGAAAGGCTAAGTTCTCTTCGGTGAAGCTACCAGTGAGACCAGATCTCTCCATGAAGATCTCCCTGGTGCAAATACGATCAGCTTCAGGCTTGTAACAAGCGAAATTCACTAAGTAAACTTTCCTTGGCCGGCTCATGAAGTAAAGTGTGGCCAAGAAAACTAAAAGACCGGAACATAGGGTTACTGAAACGAGATTGAACTTGAGTTGGTTCCATAGTCGAACAAAATCTAAGAGAGTAAGTGTGGAAAGATGAACTGAAGCAATGCCTAGGAGAGGCACCAACATCAAATACATAGCGTTAGAGATAACGTAATGGTAGCCAAGCTTCACATATTTTAGCCTTACTGAAAGAAGAAAGTTTGGGAGATTGTTGTTTGATCTTTCTTCTGATGATGGAGCTGTTTGAACCTTTACGGGCTCAACGTTCCTTCTTTGCTTACTCTCTTctgccattttcttttcttttttagctACAAATCCAACTCAATTTGAAGcttaaagaaaaacccaaatcgAAAACGGTGTTGAAAATCAAGGAAACAAAACTTTGGTATAAAGAAGTGAACAAAAGTGGTAGTTTATTTTTCGATGTTGAATTTGctaagaaaatgaaggaaaaaaaaaaaagaagtacgAAAAGTGCTGATGAGTTAAATTGTGGGAAGAATTTGGAGCTATTTAAAgcgaaagagagagagagatgggAGGATGCAACTACACCCAACGAACCTTAATTGTTAACCTGCCCTGACGTATTTGCCAACAGGGTAATTTcccttcttttgttttttctccCATTAAAGTTAGGTTAGTATTTAATAGATGCACAGgaaatagtttttaaaaaaaatatatcaggtatttttttaaaaaatatttatttttaatattttattatatttttataaaatatttatcaattctttaaccttagttagtgtatcaaatattttttgtatattgatattacctattaaaaatataattacctctattcataattaattttttaatgatatattATGTATGTTTCATTGATAACGTTGGAGTTTATATCAAATACGTGCCTCGTATATTAATATACTAATATAGTTTTATTACGTTTGGTTTGAATACATGGGAGAAAAAGAGGGTTGACATGTCCAACGAATTAGCATATAGTATTTTGCACGATAGCATTTGTTGGTGAACAAATTAGTTCACCCAATTCAAAAGGCATATGGTAGTAGAAGACATTCCTTGAATCCGTAAGTGGGTTTATCAACTGTTTAATTGggaagttaatatttttattttaattattgtattttataaattttgaaaagttaatggtgacataaaaattataattttgatcaTTTATATATGAGAAgttctcaaaaaaattaaaacaaattctttttgaaaataattaggAAAAATCAACTGTTGAAGTTTATGTATTTACTAACCATTAAATTAACTTCTTTGTTTTggtaaaacaagaagaaaaaattaaaataaattaaaatagaaaaattaaattcctaacttttataaattgagaagatgaaaTTCTTGACCGaaattcattcatatttcatttttataaaattttgataaagtttGAATATTACTATTTGtaatatgtttaaattgtaatATCCTTTACACTAAAAAggttttaaaatgataataaggttaaatttctaattatttagatttttattttaaaaaattaaattaaaaaccaaataaatCAAACAATCACTATATAATtggataataaatataaaatgagaTCAAATTTATATAAATGAGAAGATTTTCTTTTTTAAGTAAGGAAGGCTACAACCTTAAGGTACAAAATCATTGCAAAATATGTCTACCTACTGTAAATCCTTGCCTACCATTCATACGAAGTACCCACAGGGGTCTATTGAGTTAACTCTATTTCCAGTTTCAACATAAAATTAGCAACAGAGTTAGCCTTTCTAAACATACTTTGTAATTTGTCCTCACAATTTCTTGAGCACAAGGACTCAATTCTTCTTGCTAAAGTTGGGATTCCTACATCATTATTTACCTCATTGATCAATTTGACGAATTCAAGGTTGCCATGTTTAACAATCTAGCAacattaaatttgtaaaatgaagGTTCATACAATTCTAGTCTCTCAAAGCACCAGAAAGGAAACTATCCCACTCATTTCTCAGAACCAGGTTTCTCTATGTAACATTGGTAACAATGCAATCACGAATAATATGCATTAACGTTTCTTGACAGCCTCCATCCGTCATGCTCTTCTACACCTCTTCTATTGGTTAAGAGTCGTTCCTCAAGTACCAACCCTAGAATACAACAATCATCCCAAAACCAAGTATTAATGCATCGTTTGATTACTAATGGaataatatgagataaaaaattatttattacatatgtattataatagttagatataaaataaaaaacttaatacaaatttaaatttgaaattagaaagatgagtaaTGACTAGTAAAAATTAAGACCtcttcaaaataagtaaaaaaaaagttcTTCTATTTTCCCAAAACTTGTCATGTGCGTGgctaaaaattatcatttaaaaatagtttataaAACATGGTGAATAAATGATACTCCTGCGAAACATAGCATAAGCCCATTACTAATCGACCAATACAATTCCTTTTTCAGATTTGCACAAACTTTTGATAAGGACCTCTAAATGTAAAAGCAATTTAGGCTGTCATTAGCTAATGCACATCCCACACTAATTTCTCTTTTACTCCACAGTACACATGTAACAGCCCCACCAAACCTGATCGTCGAGTCCAAGCTGCAAGAAGCCACAACCGTCACTAGAGCAACTACATGAAATTTTGCAACATTCAATCATTCCTGCTTATAACTAACTATCATTCACATCCAAATTATGTTACACAATCATTTATGGGTCCAACACAAGTCTACAAAAGCTCTTTTGCTAACACGAGCctacgaaagctcttttgctaacatgagcatgaattaggaccaagttgtaaagttttaaaatttttgggttgATGTTGCGACTTTGTAATTTCCTCGTTGCAACCACGTCAACTAAATGAGTTACGCCACAATGTCAAACCTTTTCGTGTTATGACGCCACTCACTTTAGGATGAAGTTGTGATGTCAAAATTTCCTGGTCGCAATGTTGCccttttttatggtaaaaatacaCATTTTTTGTACCTATTCAATAGTTTCCAACCAAATCATATGTTCACATTCAATCATTTACCACATCTACCTATGCAAAATCATGACAAAACCTATTAAAGCAAgtttataacatttaaatacaaccATTCAACATGacattcaaaacatgttcatcATTTAAACTCAATCAATCCATTTGTTCGAGAAAGTATATCAAATAAGTTATTCAATTTTACTACAAGTTTACCTATACGTATCCTTTTGTACACCATGGACCTATAAGACCTTAATTTGAGCTAAAACAAAATACACATCAACTACAGTTCTAAGCATAACATTCAAATATGCCAATTCCAACCATTCATCAACTTAGTTACCCTATTTAcctcattttgtattttttttccacATACCGAAACATACAAGCTTATATCATCACTCATTCTAACATGAAACATGATCAATGCCATACATTTATCAAATCACAAGGAAAATATATTACAAAAGATGAGCTATGTCATAATTAGACTAAGCTGCCCCTATATACATGGCACAAAATTTAGACCCAAAAGAACATAATTCTATTGGTTCCGCAACGTAACTATTTACAAGAAAAGGAAACAACTACAGTAAGTATttagaatgcttagtaagttcaactgGAAAAAAAAATACTATGCTTACCTTGTACTTAATTAAGCATAAAAGCAAACGTTAGTTTTGACATAATGTTGGCTAGTACAAGACATTAAAACATCAACAAGGTGAGCTTAAACAATGCACAATATCATAAAATGCTACATGTAGCTTAAGCATATCAATTTATATTACTTTATTATACCTATCACAATGACATAATCAATTAACAATCATAAATCTATACCAAGAATACATGAATTAAGACAATACATTTCTCCAGCATCAATTATATCAATGCATCAATTAGAACCACATTCATTTAATAACAATACAAAATTGATTACCAAATCCATTTCATCTTCTTTTTAGGTTTCCAAGTTCACTATATAGTTTCACCCGATGAATCCTAGTAAAATGGACTCGGATACATAGGTAAACTATACCACACCAAGTTGCTTGTCTGAgctgaatatatataaatagcaAGTTACTCGTCTGGCCTAAACCTATATCATGTCACATCAAATTACTCGACCAAGCTAAACCTGTGTCACATAATACTTGAGAATCCTCAACGAATGTTGGATCCATTAACATCTATGACAATCCTCATACAAGTGCGTACAAGAACCTATTGACATGCCAAATGTATCATAACCTTTTAATAAGTTTGAACAT includes these proteins:
- the LOC107897764 gene encoding 3-ketoacyl-CoA synthase 11 — protein: MAEESKQRRNVEPVKVQTAPSSEERSNNNLPNFLLSVRLKYVKLGYHYVISNAMYLMLVPLLGIASVHLSTLTLLDFVRLWNQLKFNLVSVTLCSGLLVFLATLYFMSRPRKVYLVNFACYKPEADRICTREIFMERSGLTGSFTEENLAFQKKILERSGLGQKTYLPEAVMRVPPNPCMAEARKEAETVMFGAIDELLDKTGVKAKDIGILVVNCSLFNPTPSLSAMVVNRYKLRGNILSYNLGGMGCSAGLISIDHAKQLLQVHPSSYALVVSMENITLNWYFGNDRSMLVSNCLFRMGGAAILLSNRSSDRHRSKYQLIHTVRTHKGADDKCYNCVFQREDDTKRIGISLSKDLMAVAGEALKTNITTLGPLVLPMSEQLLFFVTLVARKVLKMKIKPYIPDFKLAFEHFCIHAGGRAVLDELEKNLDLTDWHMEPSRMTLYRFGNTSSSSLWYELAYSEAKGRIRKGDRTWQIAFGSGFKCNSAVWKALKTINPAKEKSPWIDEIDEFPVHVPRVANIASSSKS